Below is a genomic region from Betta splendens chromosome 8, fBetSpl5.4, whole genome shotgun sequence.
ATTGCTTTATATGTTGTTATAAACTAGGATGCTTTAGCATAAAGTGTACTGAGAtaagtttgtttttgatttattgCTCACTTTGATCTGTTAAGCTGATCTGCAAGGAAGGCAGTATTTCTTCGTCATAACAATTCAGCATTTGAAATTGTATTGTTTGAACTAAcgtttgtatttcctgttttgagcATTGTTTAAATATAAGAGTAAATAGGGATATATGTAGTGTAATTATAAGTTAATTAACTTAGATttaatacatttgtgaacttATGAAGGTAAATGTCTGCAGCcaaactactactacttattTCGTTTCATGTGAGTTTTTGGTAATAGTGATGGCAGATTAAATGTGACACTAATTCATGGAAATGGATATTGCCCAACAGTTTACCCAGACCAGATTTAGATCTCACTACCTTGGCATTAAATGACCTGTATGTAAAATAACGGCAGTGACACAGTGCAGTTTTGCAAGCGAGTTAAGACAGATGAATATCCACATTATCCCAAGATGGAGAAATTAGGAACTACTGATAACTTATATAAGGATTACttgcatgtttatgtttttttattttgtagtgaAATCTGTGTTCTTTAATTAGTGTCAAACATTGATTTTTCTCCCCACACATGTAATGCTGGTTTTAccccagcagagggagctggagtATTGTAGCAAAGCTCAGCTCATGGTCGTCAGGTTTACCTGCTATTGATGTCAGACTGTTTTATTTGATATATTTTAAtgcccttttttttctttagtgtGTTACCTGCAACAAGTCTTTTAAGAAGCTGTGGTCACTGCATGAGCACATTAAGATTGTACACGGCTATGCTGAAAAGAGGTTCTCATGTGAAATCTGTGAGAAGAAGTTCTACACTATGGCTCATGTCCGTAAGCACATGGTTGGTAAGTGGGACCTCGTCACTGTTCCTAGTTAATATCCCATACAGATCATTGAAGGATTACATTGCAAAGAACCCACTATATAACTTTATGTTCCTTATTTTCATGGTGATGACAATGTTGTGGCTGAAGATGGATTATCTAGTGATTTGTCTTTACATAAGCATGGCCCTAAGTAATTTATAGTTTATCACTTAAGTTAACATTTTTGTAGACAAACTgtcaatttgttttttttttgttcgttCTAATTTAATGCATTTGAGTCTAATCTAATTAGTAGACGTCTCACTGCTCAGTGTTGTTCTCTCTATCTCCACTCAGCTCACACGAAGGACATGCCATTTACCTGCGAGACATGTGGGAAGTCGTTCAAACGCAGCATGTCTTTAAAAGTTCACTCGCTCCAGCattctggagagaaaccctTCCGCTGTGAGGTACGACGCATTGGAtaactgcacacacaaacacaccctgacATAGAAGTGATAGAACAGcatcctgttgttgttgtgtggcaTACGTTTTTAAGAACCAAACCTAaattctaaccttagccctaaaatcacatcttgaccctcaaaaaggcctttaaagttgtggggcccagccgAAGGGCCCTACAAGTGACCATAGGgccactttggtaggaaaaaaaggattttgggcctttggttatttattttactgcttGTGTGTTTAGTAGGACTGAAtcttattttttttgtctttgtgttctaTCATTTTTCCTGTTACACTGTCacatgtattaaaaaaaagggttttcacatactgtagaggtCTATGTGCAACATAGACACCAAGACAGAAGCTGTTTTAGTTCCAAACCAGACAGTTTGAACTGTGTTGAGCACTAAACCTTCCTACGCTCATGGAAATGTAAGAGATGTTTGTCATGAACACAACCAAATGCCCTTATTCCTTGTCTCTATTTATTTTGTGATGAATTTAGCACTCGCATTAGCCTTTCACACTCCTTCACACAAGGTTGAGTTCATTCTTGTTTGCCTCTAAAGGCCCTTGAGGTTGATTTTCTGTGGTTTGTGGTTTGACCAGACCATCATAGTTGAATTGGATTAATCCTTGAATGCTGCTGTAGTTTCGGTTGTCACTTGCTTAATATAGAGAAGCTCAGTCAAACCATTTCAAATATTAGCAAACCACACATGCAGCATTCATCAAGTACAGAAGGGTGAGAGAAATATTTCCAAGCTTCCTTGAACGGAGTTATTAGCAGTTATTAATACTGTCCATGTTCTGACTCTGCAGTAAACAGGAGCGGTGCTTCAGATCCGTCTGAGGCCTTTTTAATGTTCACTGACTCCGCAACATGTGTGTATGGGTGGAACAGCTCTGATTTAATATTACCCTGGAGCAGCATAACATGTGATTACAAGcttgttaagtgtgtgtgtaacatgtagCTTAACATTCTCAGTGTCTTTGCTCTGCCGCCCCATATGGAAACTGTCAGTTTTCCCACAAACCTGTATTTATGCAGGTGGTGCCACTGAGAATAGAAATATCTCACTTCTGGAAAGGCCTGACCTAAAAAGTAAATTAATTTAGTTACATTAGACCGATTTGGTAACCGGCTGGAGTGAAACAACGTGTTAAACATTATGTACATTAAAGAGGAAATTCCACCTTGGATACGAGATTAAGCACACACAGGTCTTTAAGAAACCTAATTTTTTTGTGTTGGTGCCCCTCAAACGTGATGCATGTCAAATCCAGAAGCTGTGCAAATCTATAACTTTCCAGCgtgactgtttttttcacaGGTCCCTTGGTTTACTTTTATGTATGTAGATGCACACTATAATAGTAATGACCAGGTTTTAAACCAAGAAGAGAGAGGAGtctgaaatgtactgtatacacagATAAGCTCATGGTATCTGTGTACTGACCTGTTGTGAGCACGTTGTCCTAACGACTGTccgtctctgctgcagaactGCGACGAGCGGTTCCAGTACAAGTACCAGCTGCGCTCGCACATGAGCATTCACATCGGCCACAAGCAGTTCATGTGCCAGTGGTGCGGCAAAGATTTCAACATGAAACAGTATTTTGATgagcacatgaaaacacacacaggtgagaaggTTTCTGCTTAACTTAAGATGCAGGACTAGAAACTACCAGTTCCACTTTATTCCTAACCATCATGGAGTTGGACTTACTGTATTTACGTATATGCAGTGGAAACATAAGCACAGCTGGTAATAGCCATAACAATGTGTGAGCGAACGTCAGTGTTTGTGACTGTTCACTTCTGACACTTTAAACCTGCATTAGTTGTGCTTTGATTGTTTTCCTACCTTGTTAGTCATCATGTGTCATCTGCTTTGCTAAATGTCAGTATTTTGAATAGAAAACCATGATGTAATGTTTCTATACTGTCTGTAATTGTAAATTTGTGTAAGCGTAAACCTTTGCTAATCGACCGTGCTCCGTGTCAGCTCAGCCAGCCAGTCTCCACGCGCtccttaaaaaagaaaagacacaggGTGGTGCCAAGTTGAACATTATAGTGGTGGTAGTTGTAATGACAGGGAGGGGATACATCAGAGAAGCGCCTTGCATATGTCGTGGCTTATAATGACTACCCAGACCTTCGCTATATTGCAtccctctgcttttctgtcCTGTCTGCATTGCTATTTCTAAGACCCAACTGAGCGGTGAAGCCTGTACATCCTTCTCTGTTCTTCTGCAGCCATGCCTGCCGTGGGTGGACACAGCTCTCCGTTGGCCCTCTCGCTGTTCTATTTGTGATGTGTAATTACACtagcctctcctctccctcccattGGCAACCAGTGTAGAGGTCTTGTATGATGGGACACACCCATCTATGCCCTGTAATGGGCACACATCCTAAGTTTGGGTCACTAccaacagttttgttttgtttttttattctcatgGATTCTTATGAGAGCATGGTTGCAGACGACGAGCATATTAGCTGTCACCTTCTGATATTCAGTTGGTTTGGAGGAGCGTCACACATAACGTGCCAGGAAAAGGCTCAGAGAGCTCTTCAACAGCCTGCTATTAGATGGCTGTGTGGGTGGCAGCAGGCACATTCAGTGGCTCCATGGAGGGAGGTTAATGAGAGCGGCATTCcaacagagctgctgttgttcacTTTCACATTTTGCCTCGAAGTGGGAATAGTAATAGCTTCCTGCAGAGTGGGTGGGTTGACAGTAAAGACCTTTAATTCAAAATGGCGTCTTATTAGCATTTTGAAAGACAACTGCTGCTCTGATTGAAAGGGCTAAAAGTGAGGTGGGAATTACCATTGTAATTTTTAGAGTTAGTAGTCTTATATGATTATCAGCAAAGGTTTGAGCAAAGCCGCATCTTGTAATTCGTCCTGACTGATCCGTCTCTTTCCCTCCCGTGTGTCTGAATCTGTGCAGGAGAGAAGCCTTTCATCTGTGAGATCTGTGGGAAGAGCTTCACCAGCCGGCCCAACATGAAGCGCCACCGCCGCACCCACACGGGGGAGAAACCCTACCCCTGCGAGGTGTGCGGCCAGCGCTTCCGCTTCTCCAACATGCTCAAAGCACACAAAGAGAAGTGTTTCCGGGTCACCAGCCCCGTGGTTCTGCAGACCAGCGGCCCACCCGTGCCTGTCCGCCTCTTTGCCAACACCTtcctgtcctcttcctccacggccggccccggccccggcccctcGGCCGCTGCCCCGGCCACCACGTCTGCTTCGCTGGGCCTGAGCCCAACGGGAGGCTCCATGTCTCCGCGGGGCCCCGTGGGACAAACATTCTCACATGTACAGCTCCATTCAACCCCCGCTCACCACCACCCACACCCGCCGACAGCCCAGCAGCATCTTTCAAACGCACCCCAGCACGccccacctcacccccaccaccacctcgcCGTGCCCCCGGTCtcccacctcccccctccccctgctctTTTCAAAAGTGAGCCCCTCAACCACTGTGGGCATGAGGACAGCAGCTACCTGCACCACATGCCCCCCCCTGACAAGGGTCCAGGAGCTCCACAGCACCACTGACCtgtgctccagctctgcaggcCCAAACCAAACAACGCCTTCTCCTGCTCTCATAGTCCTGCCTCAGACTTTAAGTTTCAAGACCCCCAGTATAAGGGTGCTCTTTTCATACAGATGTAATCAGactaaacacacagctgtgtatgtgtgagaccTATCAAACTAATACACCCTCGGTGCACACCCTCACTTAAAACCTGGTCAACTGACAACCtccgttttttttctttttgtttattttttcttgaaCACTTAGGAAGTCTTCACAGCGGTTTCTCTGCTATCTGTACATTGATGGGTGTAAAGTATCTTTTTCATCAAAAGCTGCTGATGGTAGTTGACATGTATTATTGGGGTGAATCACAAAAAAAGAGATCAGTGTCATTGAACTTTTTGTCAAGTTGACTTGTGCTTGCACAGCGGTCAGGACTTGCTCCTCCCAAAAGCAATACTCGATC
It encodes:
- the znf652 gene encoding zinc finger protein 652, which gives rise to MKSCQSLKEEVSVPSLGGMSQEEGRRAPVSQSYFHSPNPDLDLTGKLYKREAGGKPYSVLVDNKMASKTSVGEQNVGQLPTHVSPQQHQQYFREGGTGPEVTQGSQASNDGTSDETEDDEEDDEEDEDGEEEGFKREQIIVEVNLNNQTLHVSKGDNKTGTAVDDSERAGSDDDEEEEEDDDDEDEEEEEDSPEEEEEEDEEDETKSRRTRSKRARRSGSSTAAPSQPQKKSLRSTLSESSTGMTTRGRRKCTEPPKSKRRSARSAPASAGSTTASAGGKAEMEEKEMLACEKCPRVFNTRWYLEKHMNVTHRRMQICDKCGKKFVLENELALHQQTDCEKNIQCVTCNKSFKKLWSLHEHIKIVHGYAEKRFSCEICEKKFYTMAHVRKHMVAHTKDMPFTCETCGKSFKRSMSLKVHSLQHSGEKPFRCENCDERFQYKYQLRSHMSIHIGHKQFMCQWCGKDFNMKQYFDEHMKTHTGEKPFICEICGKSFTSRPNMKRHRRTHTGEKPYPCEVCGQRFRFSNMLKAHKEKCFRVTSPVVLQTSGPPVPVRLFANTFLSSSSTAGPGPGPSAAAPATTSASLGLSPTGGSMSPRGPVGQTFSHVQLHSTPAHHHPHPPTAQQHLSNAPQHAPPHPHHHLAVPPVSHLPPPPALFKSEPLNHCGHEDSSYLHHMPPPDKGPGAPQHH